The sequence below is a genomic window from Desulfomicrobium macestii.
GGGGCAACGCCCTGGGTATTAGGTCCTCCAAATTTCCAAGCCCTGAAAGGGCGCAACTCTTTGCCAGATTACAATCATCGGCCTAGCCAGGTGTTCCGCCCCTTCAGGGCTGGATTCCATTTGAACCTTGTTCCCAGGGCGTTGCCCTGGGCTGTCACCGTTCGCCCCGTTGGGGCTGGGACGCGACATTTCGTTGGGTTCTGCCCTGCCTCCATCCCTGTCTCACATTTCGGATTTTTAGCGCAGGCCAAAGGCTGGGTCGATGATGAAGCCTTTGGAGATGTCCCGGATCACTGGATCGAAGACTTTCTTGAGCGATGTTTCGTAGGTGAGTTCAAAGGTGGCCTGCGTTCCATGGGCCATGATTGATCTGCGATAGAAGATTCTGCCGTCCGCGTAGCCGGAAAGCACAAAAAAATCCTTGCCCAAATGTTTGTAGGTCACCTGCCGCCCCGGCGCGGCCAAGGCTTGGGCCATGGCCGCAGAGACTGTCTGCTGCGTATCGTTCATGCTCCCCCAGCAGCGCAGCTCGGCCAGGCCGTCCGGTGATGCGAATATCTGACCGTCCCCCGCATCCGACTCGCCCAAGGGCCCGAGCAACCGCTTCGGCCAGGCCAGGGCGTATCCATATTTGTGATTGACGTAGCAGCCGTATTCATCCGTACGCAGGCAGACATGCATCGTTTTATGCTTGGGCGGAGTGAGGTTTTTTCGGATGTGAGGGATGGCGCTTGTCTTGTCTGATCGGACTTCGCCAATCTCCTGTGCAGGCCTCGGGCAGTGCGTCCGTAAATACCCCTGGACTTGGTCCTGGCCGAGTCGCGCAGATTTTTTCGTTGCTTATCAGATTTGACTATCCTCAAGATACCGGTGTGTTGTCTGTGAATTCATCAAGTGCGTCATCTCAAGCTTCTGGTTTTGTCTTCTCGGAGGCGCCGGAAGTTGTTGCCAGTGCGCTGTTGTTGGCGAATGTCGGTATAAATTTTGTATACTGACTGATGATGAATTGAAACTATGCGGCGATCAATCCTTAAGATGGGCGAGGTTCCAATGAGCCGGATTCGGTATATTAAAATGTTGGCAGCGGTGGCCGTGTTTGCGCTTCTTGTTCCTGCCTTGGCAAGCGCGAATGTTTCAACAACCTTTGTCGGTTTTCAGGCCGAAATACATACAAACGGCGAGCAATTTGCGATCAGGAACATCTCTGACACCGCCACCATTACAGAGGTTCAGCTGACGTTGGGTACAGGAGCTTTGTTTGCTTCAGATTCCTTTTCGGTAGCAGGATTGACGGTTACACACTTTGCCGATGAGTCTCTGTACCCATCATGGGAAAACGCATTTACAACTGGCCTGACTTCAGTCGGTTATAATTCTGCTGTACTTTCTTCCGATATGAAGACAGCGACATTCTCGTTTACAAATTTTATTGCATCAGAAACGGATTTTGAGAGCGGTGAATCCTGGGGTGTTACATTTGGATTGACAGACATTGACGGTGACAGTGTGGGCGGTGCTGATATGAACTATGCCAAAATCGCAGTCACCTATGCAAATCCGGATGGAATACTCACCTATCTGTACGGAACATTTAACGGGAATAAACAATCCTTCCCTGCAGAAGTTGGAGAGTTGAGAGCCGTTCCAATCCCCGGCGCGGCCCTGCTCCTTGGTCCGGCCCTCCTCGGCTTGGTCGCGTTGCGGCGAAGAGAACTGGTCTGATTTCATCGGACGCGTTGAAGAACGTAATCGGGGGCAGGGACATTCTCTCTGCCCTTTTTTGCTTTTTTAAGCGCGATCCGCTGGGTTGCGACCAACGGCCAGGAACTCAATTTTAAAAAGTAAGGCGGCGGCCATGAAAAAGATCCTTGGACTGGTTCTGTTTGTGATGCTTGCATGCCCCGTCCATGCCGGCGGGTTTTACAAATGGAGGGATGCCGACGGGGTGCTGCATATCACCGACCATCCGCCCGACGAAGCTGTCGAGTCCGAAGTGGATTCCGAGACGCGCATCAACAAAGCTCCCATGGGTCAACGGGGCTCAGGTTCCCGGGTTCAGATTCAGGACCAGGGGCAGGGGTTGGGGCGTGTGCAAGGAAATCTTCCTGAAGAAGATAAGGCCCTTCAGGATACGATTAACCGCGTGAAATCCGAAATAGCATATCTGGAAAGCCAAAAACGCATGGACCCGTCCATGGAGCGTGCCGGACTTCGAAGCGACATCAGGCGGAAGCAGGAAATGCTACAGGATCTCTACCTCGAAGAAAGCGGGGTTTCCAAGGCGGAAATCGCGCTCAGAAGGATGCAGGAAAAGGAAAGAAGAATAAGTACAGCCTTGTCCTTCGCTTCCAAGCCCGTTCTCAC
It includes:
- a CDS encoding DUF4124 domain-containing protein, producing the protein MKKILGLVLFVMLACPVHAGGFYKWRDADGVLHITDHPPDEAVESEVDSETRINKAPMGQRGSGSRVQIQDQGQGLGRVQGNLPEEDKALQDTINRVKSEIAYLESQKRMDPSMERAGLRSDIRRKQEMLQDLYLEESGVSKAEIALRRMQEKERRISTALSFASKPVLTGPQGQVYIPGAAGNYINTGTGAVMLPQGGNNYLNTQTGRIVTGN